In Papaver somniferum cultivar HN1 unplaced genomic scaffold, ASM357369v1 unplaced-scaffold_117, whole genome shotgun sequence, the DNA window TCTTCGGAATTTTCAGGCACATCTGATAAATTCGGACTTCCAGAAGAAATGTTAACAGCGGAGTGTTGGGGAAATTCAGACTCCGATTCATGATGTTTACTGGTATCAATGACAAACACAATTTTATCTCTTTGCTTTTCACCACTTTGAGTAACATCATTCTGCAAACCTCGCGCTCCAGACTCTTATCTTTTCAGAATTATGCAAATCTACACATCTCAATATTGAATCACCCTTGCCATTTCGCAGGATCAAATTCGAAACGCGAGACTCTACACTTCTCattgttgaattttgattttctATCCTCAGAACTCGACTCTCCAAATCTGTAAACATCTTTCTCCAATATTCAGTTGCATCTTCTGGCGCCCATTCAGTCTCATCTTTAGCAGCATTCTTTCCAGTCTTTAGGTTCGCTAATTCTCCCTGGAGTTTAATGCACTCTaccttcttcttctgaatctccACAGACAATTCAAAACACTTTCTCTTATAGTTTTCCATACTCTGAAATTCAACCACGGGTTCCCTAGTTTTTATCGATGATTCCGGTTCTCCAGACCCTTGTATTCTTTCCCCAGTTTTCATCTTCCTCCTAATAGGACCAGCTGCACCTTCACCATcacctcttctcttcttcttcttcttcttcttaagatTCTTATAATAGTTCGCATAATAGTTTTAATGTAAGCAACTACTACTTGAATTCCCTTTCTATGGTACTTTACCTTCTTCCATTCCAAGAAAGTTGAATCCCAACCACTACTgcttgaatcatcatcatcttcagtgCTACTTTTCTTCTTAAGCTTCTTCTTGTTGTTAGAATTAAGTTTCTGATTCTTATGCTGTTCTATTTTAAAATTGTAATGGTGTTCACAATACTTGTTATCAAGACCATCATCTATGACTCACTACAACAAGACCTACCCAGTAACAAATTATTTTAGGTCCCATTTTTTCTGAGATAACAGTTTCTCTCTTTGTAAATTAGATTTTGGAAAAATGAGTTTAATACAAGAGTGGTCTCTAATTATCATCAAAATAGAGTAATGTTTGTGAGAAATTATTCAAAGATTTCACAGCTGGAGAGTTTTGTGAAGGAGGAGTGTAAATCTGGAAGGATTCAGAAGCTTGATGATGGTTTGAGATACTTTGATATGTTGATTTCGGAAAGGCCATTACCATCTAATGTTACATTCTGTCATGTATTGAGTTCATTATCCAAAATCAAATGTTATTCGGATGTCATTACGCTGTACAAGAAGATGAATTTGGTTGGGGTACAACCCAATATCTTTACGTTCAACATTTTGGTTAATTGCTGTGGTAAACTAGGCCAAGTGAATTATGGGTTTTGTTTGTTTGGAGAGATCTTAAAGAGAGTGTTATCACTTTCACTACACTCATTAAGGGGTTGTGTCTTCAAGAAAATATAGTTATGCCTTTCAAGTGTTTGCTAAAATGACAAAGACGGGTATTCAACCTAATGCTTTTACATGTACTACTCTTATACATGGGCTGTGTACCACTGGTCAAGTGGGTGGTGCTCTGCAGTTAAAAAACAACATGCTGAAATGGAATTGCAGACCCAATGTCGTTTCATATAATGCCATTTTAGATACTCTTTGTAAAGGCGGTTTGCTTGATCAAGCTTTGGTTCTCTTCTCTGAAATGCTTCATGATTCGAATGTTGTGCCCAATGTAGTTGCTTACAATATTTTGGTTAACGGGTTTGGAAATTCAGGCCGGTTAAAGGAGGCAAAGAGCTTCTTTGACGAGATGGTTAGTAGAGGAATCTCCGCAGATGTAACGGCGTATACTTCTTTGATTCACGGTCATTGCCTA includes these proteins:
- the LOC113329777 gene encoding pentatricopeptide repeat-containing protein At1g62680, mitochondrial-like, translating into MFVRNYSKISQLESFVKEECKSGRIQKLDDGLRYFDMLISERPLPSNVTFCHVLSSLSKIKCYSDVITLYKKMNLVGVQPNIFTFNILVNCCGVVSSRKYSYAFQVFAKMTKTGIQPNAFTCTTLIHGLCTTGQVGGALQLKNNMLKWNCRPNVVSYNAILDTLCKGGLLDQALVLFSEMLHDSNVVPNVVAYNILVNGFGNSGRLKEAKSFFDEMVSRGISADVTAYTSLIHGHCLHGQQEEARRCFDESRDFTRYSNL